A genomic segment from Capra hircus breed San Clemente chromosome 15, ASM170441v1, whole genome shotgun sequence encodes:
- the LOC102175783 gene encoding glycine N-phenylacetyltransferase isoform X2 — protein sequence MFHLHSPQLLQMLEKSLRKSLPESLKVYGTVFHMNQGNPFNLKALVDKWPDFKTVVIRPREQEMADDFDHYTNTYQIYSKDLNNCQESLTTSDVINWKQHLQIQSSQSSLNEVIQSLAATKFVKVEHTQCILYVTPETARKLLPSLLETKNLHVGYGTPKAINEEMFKLSSMDPTHAALVNKFWHFGGNERSQRFIERCIRTFPTFCLLGPEGTPASWSLMDQTGEIRMGATLPEYRGHGLISHMLAVHTRALDQLGIPAYNHTDKANKIIQRISHNLHHIAIPCGWNQWNCEPL from the exons GTTTACGGGACCGTCTTCCACATgaaccagggaaacccattcaaTCTAAAGGCCCTGGTGGACAAGTGGCCTGATTTTAAGACTGTGGTTATCCGCCCTCGCGAGCAG GAGATGGCAGATGACTTTGATCATTACACCAATACCTACCAAATCTATTCTAAGGATCTCAACAACTGTCAAGAGTCCCTTACCACTTCAGATGTCATCAACTGGAAACAGCATTTGCAGATCCAAA GTTCACAGTCCAGTCTGAATGAGGTGATACAGAGTCTTGCAGCCACTAAATTTGTTAAGGTCGAGCACACACAGTGCATTCTCTATGTGACGCCTGAGACAGCGAGGAAACTTCTTCCTTCCCTGCTAGAGACAAAGAACTTACATGTTGGATACGGCACACCCAAAGCCAT TAATGAGGAGATGTTTAAGCTCTCCTCCATGGATCCTACCCATGCCGCTTTGGTGAATAAATTCTGGCATTTTGGCGGCAACGAGAGGAGCCAGAGGTTCATCGAGCGCTGTATCCGGACCTTCCCCACCTTCTGCCTGCTGGGGCCCGAGGGGACCCCCGCCTCCTGGTCCCTGATGGACCAGACGGGAGAGATCCGGATGGGGGCCACGCTGCCTGAGTACCGTGGCCATGGGCTCATCTCCCACATGCTGGCTGTCCACACCCGGGCTCTGGACCAGCTTGGCATCCCCGCGTATAACCACACAGACAAAGCCAACAAAATCATTCAGAGAATCAGCCACAACCTGCATCACATCGCCATCCCCTGTGGGTGGAACCAGTGGAACTGTGAGCCGCTGTGA
- the LOC102176061 gene encoding glycine N-acyltransferase, whose translation MFLLQGAQMLQMLEKSLRKSLPVSLKVYGTVVHMNHGNPFNLKALVDKWPDFRTVVVRPQEQDMKDDLDHYTNTYHVYSEDLKNCQEFLDLPEVINWKQHLQIQSTQSSLNEVIQNLAATKSFKVKRSKNILYVASETIKELTPSLLDVKNLPVGDGKPKAIDAEMFKLSSADPSHAALVNRFWLFGGNERSLRFIERCIRNFPTFCLLGPEGTPVSWSLMDQTGEMRMAGTLPEYRAQGLVTHAIYQQAQCLLKRGFPVYSHVDPKNQIMQKISQNFKHVPMPCDWNQWNCEPL comes from the exons ATGTTCCTGCTGCAAGGCGCCCAGATGCTGCAGATGCTGGAGAAATCCTTGAGGAAGAGCCTTCCTGTGTCCTTAAAG GTTTACGGGACTGTCGTGCACATGAACCATGGAAACCCATTCAACCTAAAGGCCCTGGTGGACAAGTGGCCTGATTTTAGGACAGTGGTTGTCCGCCCTCAGGAGCAG GACATGAAAGATGACCTTGATCACTACACTAATACTTACCATGTTTACTCTGAAGATCTTAAGAATTGTCAGGAATTCCTTGACTTACCAGAAGTCATCAACTGGAAACAGCATTTGCAGATCCAAA GTACACAGTCCAGCCTTAATGAAGTAATACAAAATCTTGCAGCCACGAAATCCTTCAAAGTCAAGCGATCAAAAAACATTCTCTATGTGGCATCTGAGACAATAAAGGAACTGACTCCATCCCTGCTGGATGTAAAGAACTTACCAGTCGGAGATGGTAAACCCAAGGCCAT AGACGCAGAAATGTTTAAGCTCTCGTCTGCAGATCCTAGCCATGCAGCTTTGGTGAACAGATTCTGGCTTTTTGGCGGCAACGAGAGGAGCCTGAGGTTCATCGAGCGCTGTATCCGGAACTTCCCCACCTTCTGCCTGCTGGGGCCCGAGGGGACCCCTGTGTCCTGGTCCCTGATGGACCAGACAGGAGAGATGCGGATGGCAGGCACCCTGCCTGAGTACCGGGCCCAGGGGCTTGTCACCCACGCCATCTACCAGCAGGCCCAGTGTCTGCTCAAGCGGGGCTTCCCCGTCTACTCTCACGTGGACCCCAAGAACCAGATCATGCAGAAGATCAGTCAGAACTTCAAGCACGTGCCCATGCCCTGCGACTGGAACCAGTGGAactgtgagcctctgtga